From Phragmites australis chromosome 5, lpPhrAust1.1, whole genome shotgun sequence, a single genomic window includes:
- the LOC133918828 gene encoding uncharacterized protein LOC133918828 isoform X2, with the protein MASAGGFLADVNDPWLKPRLLRAVVAERLPQPGGAELPPAEVASVLEAVRTHGLLTEVLPDHPPDPKLAEAWRAAVDAWVERVDALVESDSTYSCWLGTCFLGVTFQECSNERFAKSYSNWFEKILSNLQEPSSLQLVTTVSCTSMSDLFVRLAKFLSLKKEASSFAGRVVEPVLRLLNETGPVADEAVDLLRTVIKLYPSSVNRHYNKVESAIAAKVMSTEVSVKPCEKFARALALLPSVRVSEDSWSLMIRKVLIVVNNLLNDAFIGLEEDKKGHDIMLLLVPPGTDPPPTLGDQARSGGNVHVTKKFRVCTVPTISALIHCCSVMLTSYYAVQVNIPMRALVALIRRVLLVDGSLHKKLFPSTTSLHQELICFELPSLHLSFLDLLNATIKGMRSQLLPHGASIIRLITEYLQIAKLPTLRTKVYSIVQLLLTSMGVGMSLHLLDATVSNVVADLNGGDGNGMSIVCTNPSEVTSESSSKSYSKKRKQEPQIQNSVVSASEKAGISPWKRKSSSMPIASKKMTPETTGDVRMLTPLSVKIAAVETLEILLNVGGSLRTDHWRSEVDLLLINVATSVCDTGGSYEQKPFTVGEPSISDLQLASLKALLASFLSSPHARTPYLAKGIELFRRGKLEIGTKLAEFCWRALLALDVLMHPRALSLERAAPLGPGLNYGAPEKAVFGAGKYMFSPSRDHYQAMEVEDMYDDWLVSNKDDESAEAPVNDTAVMTLEDERQLNPITEDPKIDPSRIADAVQYVVASSKSDVKMVDATADELVMPNTMDNPSSSNAVSTPGHTTNSDSQNHMIASFPEQKRIDHVSHLENKSSVIDAPFRKLGTSDEASVVPDVASSSHQAPGGSSTSFAELFGSESDVESESEDSMPDIKDGDPDSD; encoded by the exons ATGGCCAGCGCCGGCGGCTTCCTCGCCGACGTAAATGACCCCTGGTTGAAGCCGCGGCTGCTCCGCGCGGTGGTCGCCGAGCGGCTGCCGCAGCCGGGCGGCGCTGAGCTCCCGCCGGCGGAGGTCGCATCCGTCCTCGAGGCGGTGCGCACGCACGGCCTCCTCACGGAGGTCCTCCCGGACCACCCGCCGGACCCCAAGCTCGCCGAGGCgtggcgtgccgccgtcgaCGCCTGGGTCGAGCGGGTCGACGCGCTTGTGGAGAGCGACTCG ACATACAGTTGTTGGTTGGGTACTTGCTTTCTTGGTGTGACTTTCCAAGAGTGCAGCAATGAGCGCTTTGCAAAATCATACTCCAATTGGTTTGAGAAGATTCTGAGTAACTTGCAG GAACCATCTAGCTTGCAACTTGTTACTACTGTCTCTTGTACTTCCATGTCTGATCTATTTGTGAG GTTGGCGAAGTTTTTGAGCCTAAAGAAAGAGGCGTCATCCTTTGCTGGAAGGGTTGTTGAACCGGTGCTGCGGCTTTTAAATGAGACTGGTCCAGTAGCT GACGAAGCAGTTGATTTGCTGAGGACAGTTATTAAATTGTACCCATCATCTGTGAATCGGCACTACAATAAA GTTGAATCTGCCATTGCAGCAAAGGTTATGAGTACAGAAGTCAGTGTAAAACCATGTGAG AAATTTGCAAGAGCCTTAGCATTGTTACCTTCTGTCCGAGTATCTGAGGACAGTTGGTCACTGATGATTCGGAAGGTATTGATTGTGGTAAACAATCTTTTGAATGATGCTTTTATTGGGCTTGAAGAAG ATAAGAAAGGCCATGATATTATGTTGCTACTAGTTCCACCTGGAACTGATCCTCCACCAACATTGGGAGATCAAGCAAGGTCTGGAGGCAATGTACATGTCACGAAGAAATTTCGTGTCTGTACTGTTCCTACCATTTCAGCTCTTATCCATTGCTGCAGTGTGATGCTGACTAGTTATTATGCAGTTCAG GTCAACATTCCAATGCGTGCTTTGGTAGCTTTGATACGAAGAGTGCTGTTAGTTGATGGATCATTGCATAAAAAGTTGTTCCCTTCAACAACTTCCTTGCATCAAGAGCTTATTTGCTTTGAGCTTCCGTCATTGCATTTATCTTTCTTGGATTTGCTCAATGCAACTATTAAAGGAATGAGAAG CCAACTTTTACCACATGGTGCTAGTATCATTCGGCTTATAACAGAGTACTTGCAAATAGCAAAGTTGCCTACTTTGAGGACAAAAGTTTATAGCATTGTGCAGTTGTTGCTGACCTCCATGGGTGTTG GGATGTCTCTGCACTTGCTTGATGCAACAGTCAGCAATGTAGTTGCTGATCTGAATGGTGGTGATGGAAATGGCATGTCTATAGTCTGCACAAATCCATCAGAAGTGACAAGTGAATCATCATCAAAAAGTTATTCCAAGAAGAGGAAGCAAGAACCACAAATACAAAATTCAGTTGTCTCAGCTTCAGAGAAGGCAGGAATCAGCCCATGGAAAAGGAAAAGTTCTTCCATGCCAATTGCATCAAAGAAAATGACTCCTGAAACTACTGGAGATGTTAGAATGTTAACTCCACTGTCTGTCAAAATAGCCGCAGTAGAAACATTGGAAATTCTTCTGAATGTG GGGGGTTCATTGCGGACAGATCACTGGAGGTCAGAAGTGGATTTGCTCCTAATTAACGTAGCTACAAGTGTTTGTGACACAGGAGGGAGTTACGAGCAAAAACCATTCACAGTTGGGGAGCCAAGCATATCAGACCTCCAACTTGCTTCATTGAAGGCACTGCTGgcatcttttctttcttctcctcatGCCCGCACTCCTTACTTAGCCAAAGGAATCGAACTCTTCAGAAGAG GGAAGCTAGAGATAGGCACTAAGCTTGCAGAGTTTTGTTGGCGTGCTTTGCTGGCTTTGGACGTCCTTATGCACCCTCGAGCCCTTTCTCTAGAAAGAGCAGCTCCTTTAGGCCCTGGACTCAACTATGGTGCACCGGAAAAGGCAGTTTTTGGTGCTGGAAAATACATGTTTTCACCATCGCGAGACCACTATCAAGCTATGGAGGTTGAAGACATGTATGATGATTGGTTGGTATCCAACAAGGATGATGAATCAGCAGAGGCTCCAGTGAATGATACAGCGGTCATGACGTTGGAGGATGAAAGGCAACTCAACCCCATAACAGAAGATCCAAAAATTGATCCATCCAGAATTGCAGATGCAGTACAATATGTCGTGGCGTCCAGCAAGAGTGATGTAAAAATGGTAGATGCAACTGCAGACGAACTTGTCATGCCAAACACAATGGATAATCCTTCCAGCTCCAATGCTGTTTCAACTCCGGGACACACAACAAATTCTGATTCACAGAATCATATGATAGCATCATTTCCTGAGCAGAAGCGCATTGATCACGTTAGCCATCTTGAGAACAAAAGCTCAGTTATCGATGCCCCATTCAGAAAACTGGGAACTTCAGATGAAGCTTCAGTTGTTCCAGATGTTGCTTCAAGCAGCCATCAAGCACCAGGAGGCTCTTCAACCAGCTTCGCGGAATTGTTTGGTTCGGAGTCGGACGTTGAGTCAGAGTCAGAAGACTCAATGCCAGATATTAAGGACGGGGACCCTGACTCTGACTAG
- the LOC133918828 gene encoding uncharacterized protein LOC133918828 isoform X1 yields MASAGGFLADVNDPWLKPRLLRAVVAERLPQPGGAELPPAEVASVLEAVRTHGLLTEVLPDHPPDPKLAEAWRAAVDAWVERVDALVESDSTYSCWLGTCFLGVTFQECSNERFAKSYSNWFEKILSNLQQEPSSLQLVTTVSCTSMSDLFVRLAKFLSLKKEASSFAGRVVEPVLRLLNETGPVADEAVDLLRTVIKLYPSSVNRHYNKVESAIAAKVMSTEVSVKPCEKFARALALLPSVRVSEDSWSLMIRKVLIVVNNLLNDAFIGLEEDKKGHDIMLLLVPPGTDPPPTLGDQARSGGNVHVTKKFRVCTVPTISALIHCCSVMLTSYYAVQVNIPMRALVALIRRVLLVDGSLHKKLFPSTTSLHQELICFELPSLHLSFLDLLNATIKGMRSQLLPHGASIIRLITEYLQIAKLPTLRTKVYSIVQLLLTSMGVGMSLHLLDATVSNVVADLNGGDGNGMSIVCTNPSEVTSESSSKSYSKKRKQEPQIQNSVVSASEKAGISPWKRKSSSMPIASKKMTPETTGDVRMLTPLSVKIAAVETLEILLNVGGSLRTDHWRSEVDLLLINVATSVCDTGGSYEQKPFTVGEPSISDLQLASLKALLASFLSSPHARTPYLAKGIELFRRGKLEIGTKLAEFCWRALLALDVLMHPRALSLERAAPLGPGLNYGAPEKAVFGAGKYMFSPSRDHYQAMEVEDMYDDWLVSNKDDESAEAPVNDTAVMTLEDERQLNPITEDPKIDPSRIADAVQYVVASSKSDVKMVDATADELVMPNTMDNPSSSNAVSTPGHTTNSDSQNHMIASFPEQKRIDHVSHLENKSSVIDAPFRKLGTSDEASVVPDVASSSHQAPGGSSTSFAELFGSESDVESESEDSMPDIKDGDPDSD; encoded by the exons ATGGCCAGCGCCGGCGGCTTCCTCGCCGACGTAAATGACCCCTGGTTGAAGCCGCGGCTGCTCCGCGCGGTGGTCGCCGAGCGGCTGCCGCAGCCGGGCGGCGCTGAGCTCCCGCCGGCGGAGGTCGCATCCGTCCTCGAGGCGGTGCGCACGCACGGCCTCCTCACGGAGGTCCTCCCGGACCACCCGCCGGACCCCAAGCTCGCCGAGGCgtggcgtgccgccgtcgaCGCCTGGGTCGAGCGGGTCGACGCGCTTGTGGAGAGCGACTCG ACATACAGTTGTTGGTTGGGTACTTGCTTTCTTGGTGTGACTTTCCAAGAGTGCAGCAATGAGCGCTTTGCAAAATCATACTCCAATTGGTTTGAGAAGATTCTGAGTAACTTGCAG CAGGAACCATCTAGCTTGCAACTTGTTACTACTGTCTCTTGTACTTCCATGTCTGATCTATTTGTGAG GTTGGCGAAGTTTTTGAGCCTAAAGAAAGAGGCGTCATCCTTTGCTGGAAGGGTTGTTGAACCGGTGCTGCGGCTTTTAAATGAGACTGGTCCAGTAGCT GACGAAGCAGTTGATTTGCTGAGGACAGTTATTAAATTGTACCCATCATCTGTGAATCGGCACTACAATAAA GTTGAATCTGCCATTGCAGCAAAGGTTATGAGTACAGAAGTCAGTGTAAAACCATGTGAG AAATTTGCAAGAGCCTTAGCATTGTTACCTTCTGTCCGAGTATCTGAGGACAGTTGGTCACTGATGATTCGGAAGGTATTGATTGTGGTAAACAATCTTTTGAATGATGCTTTTATTGGGCTTGAAGAAG ATAAGAAAGGCCATGATATTATGTTGCTACTAGTTCCACCTGGAACTGATCCTCCACCAACATTGGGAGATCAAGCAAGGTCTGGAGGCAATGTACATGTCACGAAGAAATTTCGTGTCTGTACTGTTCCTACCATTTCAGCTCTTATCCATTGCTGCAGTGTGATGCTGACTAGTTATTATGCAGTTCAG GTCAACATTCCAATGCGTGCTTTGGTAGCTTTGATACGAAGAGTGCTGTTAGTTGATGGATCATTGCATAAAAAGTTGTTCCCTTCAACAACTTCCTTGCATCAAGAGCTTATTTGCTTTGAGCTTCCGTCATTGCATTTATCTTTCTTGGATTTGCTCAATGCAACTATTAAAGGAATGAGAAG CCAACTTTTACCACATGGTGCTAGTATCATTCGGCTTATAACAGAGTACTTGCAAATAGCAAAGTTGCCTACTTTGAGGACAAAAGTTTATAGCATTGTGCAGTTGTTGCTGACCTCCATGGGTGTTG GGATGTCTCTGCACTTGCTTGATGCAACAGTCAGCAATGTAGTTGCTGATCTGAATGGTGGTGATGGAAATGGCATGTCTATAGTCTGCACAAATCCATCAGAAGTGACAAGTGAATCATCATCAAAAAGTTATTCCAAGAAGAGGAAGCAAGAACCACAAATACAAAATTCAGTTGTCTCAGCTTCAGAGAAGGCAGGAATCAGCCCATGGAAAAGGAAAAGTTCTTCCATGCCAATTGCATCAAAGAAAATGACTCCTGAAACTACTGGAGATGTTAGAATGTTAACTCCACTGTCTGTCAAAATAGCCGCAGTAGAAACATTGGAAATTCTTCTGAATGTG GGGGGTTCATTGCGGACAGATCACTGGAGGTCAGAAGTGGATTTGCTCCTAATTAACGTAGCTACAAGTGTTTGTGACACAGGAGGGAGTTACGAGCAAAAACCATTCACAGTTGGGGAGCCAAGCATATCAGACCTCCAACTTGCTTCATTGAAGGCACTGCTGgcatcttttctttcttctcctcatGCCCGCACTCCTTACTTAGCCAAAGGAATCGAACTCTTCAGAAGAG GGAAGCTAGAGATAGGCACTAAGCTTGCAGAGTTTTGTTGGCGTGCTTTGCTGGCTTTGGACGTCCTTATGCACCCTCGAGCCCTTTCTCTAGAAAGAGCAGCTCCTTTAGGCCCTGGACTCAACTATGGTGCACCGGAAAAGGCAGTTTTTGGTGCTGGAAAATACATGTTTTCACCATCGCGAGACCACTATCAAGCTATGGAGGTTGAAGACATGTATGATGATTGGTTGGTATCCAACAAGGATGATGAATCAGCAGAGGCTCCAGTGAATGATACAGCGGTCATGACGTTGGAGGATGAAAGGCAACTCAACCCCATAACAGAAGATCCAAAAATTGATCCATCCAGAATTGCAGATGCAGTACAATATGTCGTGGCGTCCAGCAAGAGTGATGTAAAAATGGTAGATGCAACTGCAGACGAACTTGTCATGCCAAACACAATGGATAATCCTTCCAGCTCCAATGCTGTTTCAACTCCGGGACACACAACAAATTCTGATTCACAGAATCATATGATAGCATCATTTCCTGAGCAGAAGCGCATTGATCACGTTAGCCATCTTGAGAACAAAAGCTCAGTTATCGATGCCCCATTCAGAAAACTGGGAACTTCAGATGAAGCTTCAGTTGTTCCAGATGTTGCTTCAAGCAGCCATCAAGCACCAGGAGGCTCTTCAACCAGCTTCGCGGAATTGTTTGGTTCGGAGTCGGACGTTGAGTCAGAGTCAGAAGACTCAATGCCAGATATTAAGGACGGGGACCCTGACTCTGACTAG
- the LOC133918828 gene encoding uncharacterized protein LOC133918828 isoform X3, whose translation MASAGGFLADVNDPWLKPRLLRAVVAERLPQPGGAELPPAEVASVLEAVRTHGLLTEVLPDHPPDPKLAEAWRAAVDAWVERVDALVESDSTYSCWLGTCFLGVTFQECSNERFAKSYSNWFEKILSNLQQEPSSLQLVTTVSCTSMSDLFVRLAKFLSLKKEASSFAGRVVEPVLRLLNETGPVADEAVDLLRTVIKLYPSSVNRHYNKVESAIAAKVMSTEVSVKPCEKFARALALLPSVRVSEDSWSLMIRKVLIVVNNLLNDAFIGLEEDKKGHDIMLLLVPPGTDPPPTLGDQASQLLPHGASIIRLITEYLQIAKLPTLRTKVYSIVQLLLTSMGVGMSLHLLDATVSNVVADLNGGDGNGMSIVCTNPSEVTSESSSKSYSKKRKQEPQIQNSVVSASEKAGISPWKRKSSSMPIASKKMTPETTGDVRMLTPLSVKIAAVETLEILLNVGGSLRTDHWRSEVDLLLINVATSVCDTGGSYEQKPFTVGEPSISDLQLASLKALLASFLSSPHARTPYLAKGIELFRRGKLEIGTKLAEFCWRALLALDVLMHPRALSLERAAPLGPGLNYGAPEKAVFGAGKYMFSPSRDHYQAMEVEDMYDDWLVSNKDDESAEAPVNDTAVMTLEDERQLNPITEDPKIDPSRIADAVQYVVASSKSDVKMVDATADELVMPNTMDNPSSSNAVSTPGHTTNSDSQNHMIASFPEQKRIDHVSHLENKSSVIDAPFRKLGTSDEASVVPDVASSSHQAPGGSSTSFAELFGSESDVESESEDSMPDIKDGDPDSD comes from the exons ATGGCCAGCGCCGGCGGCTTCCTCGCCGACGTAAATGACCCCTGGTTGAAGCCGCGGCTGCTCCGCGCGGTGGTCGCCGAGCGGCTGCCGCAGCCGGGCGGCGCTGAGCTCCCGCCGGCGGAGGTCGCATCCGTCCTCGAGGCGGTGCGCACGCACGGCCTCCTCACGGAGGTCCTCCCGGACCACCCGCCGGACCCCAAGCTCGCCGAGGCgtggcgtgccgccgtcgaCGCCTGGGTCGAGCGGGTCGACGCGCTTGTGGAGAGCGACTCG ACATACAGTTGTTGGTTGGGTACTTGCTTTCTTGGTGTGACTTTCCAAGAGTGCAGCAATGAGCGCTTTGCAAAATCATACTCCAATTGGTTTGAGAAGATTCTGAGTAACTTGCAG CAGGAACCATCTAGCTTGCAACTTGTTACTACTGTCTCTTGTACTTCCATGTCTGATCTATTTGTGAG GTTGGCGAAGTTTTTGAGCCTAAAGAAAGAGGCGTCATCCTTTGCTGGAAGGGTTGTTGAACCGGTGCTGCGGCTTTTAAATGAGACTGGTCCAGTAGCT GACGAAGCAGTTGATTTGCTGAGGACAGTTATTAAATTGTACCCATCATCTGTGAATCGGCACTACAATAAA GTTGAATCTGCCATTGCAGCAAAGGTTATGAGTACAGAAGTCAGTGTAAAACCATGTGAG AAATTTGCAAGAGCCTTAGCATTGTTACCTTCTGTCCGAGTATCTGAGGACAGTTGGTCACTGATGATTCGGAAGGTATTGATTGTGGTAAACAATCTTTTGAATGATGCTTTTATTGGGCTTGAAGAAG ATAAGAAAGGCCATGATATTATGTTGCTACTAGTTCCACCTGGAACTGATCCTCCACCAACATTGGGAGATCAAGCAAG CCAACTTTTACCACATGGTGCTAGTATCATTCGGCTTATAACAGAGTACTTGCAAATAGCAAAGTTGCCTACTTTGAGGACAAAAGTTTATAGCATTGTGCAGTTGTTGCTGACCTCCATGGGTGTTG GGATGTCTCTGCACTTGCTTGATGCAACAGTCAGCAATGTAGTTGCTGATCTGAATGGTGGTGATGGAAATGGCATGTCTATAGTCTGCACAAATCCATCAGAAGTGACAAGTGAATCATCATCAAAAAGTTATTCCAAGAAGAGGAAGCAAGAACCACAAATACAAAATTCAGTTGTCTCAGCTTCAGAGAAGGCAGGAATCAGCCCATGGAAAAGGAAAAGTTCTTCCATGCCAATTGCATCAAAGAAAATGACTCCTGAAACTACTGGAGATGTTAGAATGTTAACTCCACTGTCTGTCAAAATAGCCGCAGTAGAAACATTGGAAATTCTTCTGAATGTG GGGGGTTCATTGCGGACAGATCACTGGAGGTCAGAAGTGGATTTGCTCCTAATTAACGTAGCTACAAGTGTTTGTGACACAGGAGGGAGTTACGAGCAAAAACCATTCACAGTTGGGGAGCCAAGCATATCAGACCTCCAACTTGCTTCATTGAAGGCACTGCTGgcatcttttctttcttctcctcatGCCCGCACTCCTTACTTAGCCAAAGGAATCGAACTCTTCAGAAGAG GGAAGCTAGAGATAGGCACTAAGCTTGCAGAGTTTTGTTGGCGTGCTTTGCTGGCTTTGGACGTCCTTATGCACCCTCGAGCCCTTTCTCTAGAAAGAGCAGCTCCTTTAGGCCCTGGACTCAACTATGGTGCACCGGAAAAGGCAGTTTTTGGTGCTGGAAAATACATGTTTTCACCATCGCGAGACCACTATCAAGCTATGGAGGTTGAAGACATGTATGATGATTGGTTGGTATCCAACAAGGATGATGAATCAGCAGAGGCTCCAGTGAATGATACAGCGGTCATGACGTTGGAGGATGAAAGGCAACTCAACCCCATAACAGAAGATCCAAAAATTGATCCATCCAGAATTGCAGATGCAGTACAATATGTCGTGGCGTCCAGCAAGAGTGATGTAAAAATGGTAGATGCAACTGCAGACGAACTTGTCATGCCAAACACAATGGATAATCCTTCCAGCTCCAATGCTGTTTCAACTCCGGGACACACAACAAATTCTGATTCACAGAATCATATGATAGCATCATTTCCTGAGCAGAAGCGCATTGATCACGTTAGCCATCTTGAGAACAAAAGCTCAGTTATCGATGCCCCATTCAGAAAACTGGGAACTTCAGATGAAGCTTCAGTTGTTCCAGATGTTGCTTCAAGCAGCCATCAAGCACCAGGAGGCTCTTCAACCAGCTTCGCGGAATTGTTTGGTTCGGAGTCGGACGTTGAGTCAGAGTCAGAAGACTCAATGCCAGATATTAAGGACGGGGACCCTGACTCTGACTAG
- the LOC133918829 gene encoding uncharacterized protein LOC133918829, with protein sequence MASQIESHRAGAEIVSNGDAICRKKSIEVLEELGLPKGLLPMEDIEEFGYNRESGFMWLVQKKKKVEHTFKKIKQTVSYASEVTAFTEKGKLKNITGVKTKELFLWLSVVEVYVPESSPEKVTFKTGTGLSDSFDATAFALGE encoded by the coding sequence ATGGCATCACAAATTGAGAGCCACCGTGCCGGCGCAGAGATCGTCAGTAATGGAGACGCCATTTGCAGGAAGAAGTCCATTGAGGTTCTCGAGGAGCTAGGCCTTCCAAAGGGCCTTCTGCCAATGGAGGACATCGAGGAGTTTGGATACAATCGTGAAAGCGGGTTCATGTGGCTGgtgcagaagaagaagaaggtggagcaCACCTTCAAGAAGATCAAGCAGACGGTGTCATATGCCAGTGAGGTGACGGCGTTCACCGAGAAGGGCAAGCTGAAGAATATCACCGGCGTCAAGACCAAAGAGCTATTCTTGTGGCTCAGCGTGGTGGAGGTGTACGTTCCTGAGTCCTCGCCGGAGAAGGTCACCTTCAAGACTGGCACTGGCCTCTCTGATAGCTTCGATGCCACTGCCTTCGCACTTGGAGAGTGA
- the LOC133917477 gene encoding reticulon-like protein B17 — protein METATEAPVPPEAASGKLPAPPYHHPPADEAVTPPPKPKAAAVGLRTPSPSPSVQVSGHSLHDLLLLSPPPPSSRRHRSRQRGAVAGVDESLEMVSAAGTPTPPRRRRRGAGEQCAAPALASPRNARRARRRLEKEVENEEDAARRARRRKSTMAAPKTATAVDKAVTAAVYEEDTRLALVPACTDATHDTGTDLVEHSGWEGFWERIVELVMWRNVAKSALWFGFGSMFFFSCSFSREIAFSPITALCHLGVMILGLAFFKDSVPQRKINMNLQLGSKPQLDRGTSFQLTEEDVLRASRAVLPIANSMISTAQVIFSGEPSMTLKVLPILLFGAKYGSLVTVWRLLATGFFTSFTLPKLYSYYSSQIHKRVEILGDRVLEAWKSCPRKKLVAATAVTMCWSMFSVKTRVMAAFVSLVILRYNQKYRKADMNPEVESCQNEQGQKMEMDD, from the exons ATGGAGACGGCCACGGAAGCTCCCGTACCACCAGAGGCGGCATCCGGGAAGCTCCCCGCGCCCCCGTACCACCACCCCCCGGCTGATGAGGCCGTGACGCCGCCGCCAAAGCCGAAAGCGGCTGCGGTGGGGCTGAGGAccccctcgccgtcgccgtcagTGCAGGTGTCCGGGCACTCGCTCCACGACCTGCTCCTGCTGTCCCCGCCGCCCCCGAGCTCGCGCCGCCACCGGTCGAGGCAGCGTGGCGCGGTCGCGGGCGTGGACGAGAGCCTGGAGATGGTCTCGGCGGCGGGGACGCCGACCCCgccgaggcggaggcggcgcgggGCCGGGGAGCAGTGCGCGGCGCCTGCGTTGGCGTCCCCGAGGAACGCGCGGCGGGCGAGGCGGAGGCTGGAGAAGGAGGTGGAGAACGAGGAGGACGCCGCCAGGAGGGCGCGCAGGAGGAAGTCCACCATGGCGGCCCCGAAAACTGCAACGGCCGTGGACAAGGCGGTGACGGCTGCGGTGTACGAGGAGGATACACGCTTGGCTTTGGTCCCGGCTTGTACAGATGCTACTCACG ACACAGGAACAGACCTCGTGGAGCATTCTGGGTGGGAAGGTTTCTGGGAAAGGATCGTTGAGTTGGTCATGTGGAGGAACGTGGCAAAATCGGCACTATGGTTCGGGTTTGGATCAATGTTCTTCTTCTCGTGCTCATTTTCAAGAGAGATCGCCTTCAG CCCAATCACAGCTCTCTGTCACCTTGGTGTTATGATATTGGGCTTagctttcttcaaagattccgTTCCTCAGAG AAAAATTAATATGAATTTGCAATTGGGTAGCAAGCCGCAGCTGGACAGAGGGACAAGCTTCCAATTAACTGAAGAAGATGTGCTTCGTGCTTCCCGAGCTGTGCTGCCGATTGCAAACTCCATGATATCTACAGCACAAGTGATCTTCTCCGGTGAACCGTCGATGACTCTCAAA GTATTACCTATTCTTCTGTTTGGTGCTAAATATGGGAGTCTGGTTACGGTCTGGAGGCTTCTAGCTACAG GATTTTTCACCAGTTTTACACTCCCAAAGCTTTATAGCTACTATTCAAGTCAAATTCATAAAAGAG TTGAGATTTTGGGAGATCGGGTTCTAGAAGCATGGAAGTCTTGCCCCCGCAAGAAACTTGTTGCAGCCACAGCAGTGACAATGTGCTGGAGCATGTTCAGTGTAAAGACACGCGTCATGGCAG CCTTTGTTTCACTTGTAATACTGCGCTATAATCAGAAGTACCGCAAGGCTGACATGAACCCAGAGGTTGAAAGTTGCCAAAACGAGCAAGGGCAGAAAATGGAGATGGACGACTAA